In Streptomyces sp. NBC_00704, a genomic segment contains:
- a CDS encoding tetratricopeptide repeat protein produces the protein MSAPVCNRPDCGRGRIDDQGFCPVCDRPPLPRDDTAPPRPGRPEPDPPARAAAGVGVAHVRPDPWYGLGLAGSDQPPEVPPSPSGPVAEEHRFCAHSPCGLPVGRGQGGEPGRVEGFCAACGTHYDFAQPNGLVIAGRYEVERVLGSGAYGAAYLAHDRNLATRVVLKALHRSVAKTARHERDVLVGLRHDSIVRILGYEPEGPHLVLEYVPGEPLSARDGDRLETLLAHGVRVLQALDYLHARGLLHCDVKPLNIIRFREEGPAGALDRVRLIDFGSVRSHTKDTGRVVAYTEAYAPPKTDPEHLRPTPGFDLFGLGMTLREVCRSRWTDRSVPGVDSLHLLLDRATDPERPWWRFVSARQFAEQLSGVIRQVVAAPPTGRQVARPSALFGSMAGSLHGGLGAARPLAHWVAARPDGRGLLGMPAPFSSPDPGDIAAALPAPLSDPDQPAVTATAGGTLAEIRLALRGQDARAAAAHLRAAALPDWHWLSDWYCALIALADGCPRRAAVVLGQVRRALPGELLPLLGLGLCAELRGDRTLARSHYGMVFGTTPALGAAGFGLARVLLLAGERAGAVAVAEQLAGEFRYEREARVAAVRLRVMVVPERGHPAPTEEDVARARAALPGLGVDEAAAAALRAEIQYAEFLRTRDRLKLSDAVRALGPHAPTEREYVALVDLANGLRPALTWGRRGKRAERAVPVSERRPAG, from the coding sequence ATGAGCGCTCCCGTGTGCAACCGCCCCGACTGCGGGCGCGGCCGGATCGACGACCAGGGGTTCTGCCCGGTCTGCGACCGGCCGCCGCTGCCGCGGGACGACACGGCGCCGCCGCGACCGGGCCGCCCCGAGCCGGATCCGCCGGCGCGGGCCGCGGCGGGCGTCGGTGTGGCGCACGTGCGGCCGGATCCCTGGTACGGCCTCGGCCTGGCCGGCTCCGACCAGCCCCCGGAGGTGCCGCCGAGCCCGTCGGGTCCCGTCGCCGAGGAGCACCGGTTCTGCGCCCACTCCCCCTGCGGGCTGCCGGTCGGCCGCGGACAGGGCGGTGAGCCGGGCCGGGTCGAGGGTTTCTGCGCGGCGTGCGGCACGCACTACGACTTCGCCCAGCCCAACGGCCTGGTCATCGCCGGACGGTACGAGGTCGAACGCGTCCTCGGCTCCGGGGCGTACGGCGCGGCCTATCTGGCCCACGACCGCAATCTCGCCACCCGGGTCGTCCTCAAGGCGCTGCACAGGTCGGTGGCCAAGACCGCCCGGCACGAGCGGGACGTGCTGGTCGGGCTCCGGCACGACAGCATCGTCCGCATCCTGGGCTACGAGCCGGAGGGGCCGCACCTCGTCCTGGAGTACGTGCCGGGCGAACCGCTCTCGGCCCGTGACGGCGACCGGCTGGAGACCCTCCTCGCGCACGGCGTGCGCGTCCTCCAGGCGCTCGACTACCTGCACGCGCGGGGTCTGCTGCACTGCGACGTCAAGCCGCTGAACATCATCCGGTTCCGGGAGGAGGGCCCGGCGGGCGCGCTCGACCGGGTGCGGCTCATCGACTTCGGCTCGGTGCGCAGCCACACGAAGGACACCGGCAGGGTCGTGGCGTACACGGAGGCCTACGCGCCGCCGAAGACCGACCCGGAGCATCTGCGCCCCACTCCCGGCTTCGACCTGTTCGGGCTGGGCATGACGCTGCGCGAGGTGTGCCGTTCGCGCTGGACGGACCGCTCCGTGCCGGGCGTCGACTCGCTGCACCTGCTGCTGGACCGGGCCACGGACCCGGAACGGCCGTGGTGGCGGTTCGTGTCGGCCCGGCAGTTCGCCGAGCAGCTCAGCGGTGTCATCCGGCAGGTCGTGGCGGCTCCGCCGACGGGCCGTCAGGTGGCGCGCCCGTCGGCGCTGTTCGGGTCGATGGCCGGTTCGCTGCACGGCGGGCTGGGCGCGGCGCGGCCCCTCGCCCACTGGGTGGCGGCGCGGCCGGACGGGCGGGGGCTGCTGGGCATGCCCGCGCCGTTCTCCTCGCCGGATCCGGGCGACATCGCCGCCGCGCTGCCGGCTCCCCTGTCCGATCCCGACCAGCCGGCGGTCACGGCCACGGCCGGGGGCACGCTGGCGGAGATCCGGCTCGCCCTGCGCGGCCAGGACGCGAGGGCGGCGGCGGCGCATCTGCGGGCGGCGGCCCTGCCCGACTGGCACTGGCTGTCCGACTGGTACTGCGCTCTCATCGCGCTGGCCGACGGCTGTCCGCGGCGGGCCGCCGTGGTGCTCGGGCAGGTGCGCAGGGCCCTTCCCGGCGAGCTGCTCCCGCTCCTCGGTCTCGGTCTGTGCGCCGAGCTGCGCGGGGACCGGACGCTGGCGCGGTCGCACTACGGGATGGTGTTCGGCACCACTCCCGCGCTCGGTGCGGCCGGCTTCGGTCTGGCCCGCGTCCTGCTGCTGGCCGGGGAGCGGGCGGGGGCGGTGGCGGTCGCCGAGCAGCTGGCCGGGGAGTTCCGCTACGAGCGCGAGGCGCGCGTGGCGGCCGTCCGGCTGCGCGTCATGGTCGTCCCGGAACGCGGTCATCCGGCGCCGACCGAGGAGGACGTGGCGCGGGCGCGGGCGGCCCTGCCGGGCCTCGGCGTGGACGAGGCGGCGGCGGCCGCGCTGCGGGCCGAGATCCAGTACGCGGAGTTCCTGCGCACCCGGGACCGGCTGAAGCTGTCCGACGCGGTCCGCGCGCTGGGCCCGCACGCGCCGACGGAGCGCGAGTACGTGGCGCTGGTGGACCTGGCCAACGGGCTGCGTCCGGCGCTGACTTGGGGGCGGCGCGGAAAGCGTGCGGAACGGGCCGTTCCCGTGTCGGAGCGGCGTCCGGCGGGCTAA
- a CDS encoding FG-GAP-like repeat-containing protein: protein MNLSGRPRLSVLAAGLVAAPFVLTSAPAHALAGPEAPARLNYVAKINVGEQSACTGTLVDPQWVLTAATCFAADGKPPAGRPLVPTTVTVGRTDLTETGGAVLSAVRLVPHADRDLVLVKLAAKVTDPAVTPVRLATTPAAAGERLESAGFGRTRTEWVPDKLHTGAFTVAATAATTVDLDGSADATVCQGDAGGPALRTVDGVTELVAVNSRSWQGGCLGIDPAETRTAAVDTRVDDLGDWVGHALSRNPDDVTGDGNADIAAVKDDGILWIYPGTGKATGSTFGPRFQAGTGWQSQDAVTIGDLNNDGLGDLLSRQASDGTLWVYPNSGKTGMETFATRYQVGTGWKSQDVIRTGDLNNDGLTDVLTRQASDGTLWVYPGTGRPGMSTLGTRYQVGTGWKSQDVVTTGDLDNDGRTDVLTRQASDGTLWVYPGTGRPGMSTLGTRYQVGTGWKSQDVIRPGDFNGDGLTDVLSRQASDGTLWVYPGTGKPGTTVFGTRRQAGTGWGPYRVI from the coding sequence ATGAACCTCTCCGGACGCCCCCGTCTCTCCGTGCTGGCCGCCGGCCTCGTCGCGGCCCCGTTCGTGCTGACCTCCGCCCCCGCCCACGCGCTCGCCGGACCCGAGGCTCCGGCCCGGCTGAACTACGTCGCGAAGATCAACGTCGGTGAGCAGAGCGCCTGCACGGGCACGCTCGTCGACCCGCAGTGGGTCCTGACGGCGGCCACCTGCTTCGCCGCCGACGGCAAGCCCCCCGCGGGCAGACCCCTCGTCCCCACCACCGTCACCGTCGGCCGCACCGACCTGACCGAGACCGGCGGCGCCGTCCTCTCGGCCGTCCGGCTCGTTCCGCACGCCGACCGCGACCTGGTGCTCGTCAAGCTCGCCGCCAAGGTCACCGACCCGGCCGTCACGCCCGTCCGGCTGGCCACCACGCCCGCCGCCGCGGGCGAGCGGCTGGAGAGCGCCGGATTCGGACGCACCAGGACGGAATGGGTGCCCGACAAGCTCCACACCGGCGCCTTCACCGTCGCCGCCACCGCGGCCACGACCGTCGACCTCGACGGCTCCGCGGACGCCACCGTCTGCCAGGGCGACGCCGGCGGCCCCGCCCTGCGCACCGTCGACGGCGTCACGGAACTCGTCGCCGTCAACTCCCGCTCCTGGCAGGGCGGATGCCTCGGCATCGACCCGGCCGAGACGCGCACCGCCGCCGTCGACACCCGGGTCGACGACCTCGGCGACTGGGTCGGACACGCCCTCTCCCGCAACCCGGACGACGTCACCGGGGACGGCAACGCCGACATCGCGGCCGTCAAGGACGACGGCATCCTGTGGATCTACCCCGGCACCGGAAAGGCGACCGGCAGCACGTTCGGCCCCCGCTTCCAGGCCGGCACCGGCTGGCAGAGCCAGGACGCCGTCACCATCGGGGATCTGAACAACGACGGCCTCGGCGACCTCCTGTCCCGGCAGGCGTCCGACGGAACGCTGTGGGTGTATCCCAACAGCGGGAAGACCGGCATGGAGACCTTCGCCACCCGCTACCAGGTCGGCACGGGGTGGAAGAGCCAGGACGTCATCCGCACCGGCGACCTCAACAATGACGGTCTCACCGACGTGCTCACCCGGCAGGCGTCCGACGGCACGCTGTGGGTCTACCCGGGCACCGGCAGGCCCGGCATGAGCACCCTCGGCACCCGCTACCAGGTCGGCACCGGCTGGAAGAGTCAGGACGTCGTCACCACCGGGGACCTCGACAACGACGGCCGCACCGACGTGCTCACCCGGCAGGCGTCCGACGGCACGCTGTGGGTCTACCCGGGCACCGGCAGGCCCGGCATGAGCACCCTCGGCACCCGCTACCAGGTCGGCACCGGCTGGAAGAGCCAGGACGTCATCCGCCCCGGGGACTTCAACGGCGACGGTCTCACCGACGTGCTCTCCCGCCAGGCGTCCGACGGCACGCTGTGGGTCTACCCCGGCACCGGCAAGCCCGGCACGACCGTCTTCGGCACCCGCCGCCAGGCCGGCACCGGCTGGGGACCGTACCGCGTCATCTGA
- a CDS encoding SDR family oxidoreductase has translation MAGNADDSRGVRSAQLLKGQKALVTGANSGIGLATAVALGRAGADVVVNYVAGAGEAEDVVRRIEGFGVRAYAHEADVSDEDQVSAMVARMVEEFGTIDVMVANAGLQRDAALTEMTLAEWQKVIDVNLTGQFLCAREAAKEFLRRGVVEEVSRSAGKIVCMSSVHQIVPWAGHVNYASSKGGVGMLMQTLAQELAPHRIRVNAVAPGAIRTPINRDAWSTPEAEADLLRLIPYGRVGNPDDVADAVVALASDLLDYVVGTTLYVDGGMTLFPGFATGG, from the coding sequence GTGGCAGGAAACGCCGATGACAGCCGTGGGGTGCGGTCCGCGCAGCTCCTCAAGGGGCAGAAGGCGCTGGTGACGGGCGCGAACTCCGGCATCGGGCTGGCGACCGCGGTCGCCCTGGGCCGGGCCGGCGCGGACGTCGTCGTGAACTACGTCGCCGGGGCGGGCGAGGCCGAGGACGTCGTGCGGCGGATCGAGGGCTTCGGCGTCCGCGCCTACGCCCACGAGGCCGACGTGTCCGACGAGGACCAGGTGAGCGCCATGGTCGCCCGGATGGTCGAGGAGTTCGGCACGATCGACGTCATGGTGGCCAACGCGGGCCTGCAACGGGACGCGGCCCTCACGGAGATGACGCTCGCCGAGTGGCAGAAGGTCATCGACGTCAACCTCACCGGCCAGTTCCTGTGCGCGCGGGAGGCCGCCAAGGAGTTCCTGCGGCGCGGAGTGGTGGAGGAGGTCTCCCGGTCCGCCGGGAAGATCGTCTGCATGAGCTCGGTCCACCAGATCGTCCCGTGGGCGGGGCACGTGAACTACGCGTCCTCCAAGGGCGGGGTGGGCATGCTGATGCAGACCCTCGCCCAGGAGCTGGCCCCCCACCGGATCAGGGTCAACGCGGTCGCCCCGGGAGCCATCCGCACCCCGATCAACCGCGACGCCTGGTCCACCCCCGAGGCCGAGGCCGACCTGCTGCGCCTCATCCCCTACGGCAGGGTGGGGAACCCGGACGACGTCGCCGACGCCGTCGTCGCCCTCGCGTCGGACCTGCTCGACTACGTCGTCGGCACCACCCTGTACGTCGACGGCGGCATGACGCTCTTCCCGGGATTCGCCACCGGGGGCTGA
- a CDS encoding CU044_2847 family protein — translation MPDAVQFTLDDGSVVLVSPAARTGTGAVGLGTRLESAATGLREALAPITSAASEVIGQFRDATRRPDEVEVTFGVVLDAKLGAVLTSASVGAHLDVTLRWSGTEPTPPS, via the coding sequence ATGCCCGACGCCGTGCAGTTCACCCTCGACGACGGCAGCGTCGTCCTCGTGTCCCCGGCGGCCCGCACCGGCACCGGCGCCGTGGGCCTCGGCACCCGCCTGGAGAGCGCGGCGACCGGCCTGCGGGAGGCCCTCGCGCCGATCACCTCCGCCGCCTCCGAGGTGATCGGCCAGTTCCGCGACGCCACCCGGCGGCCCGACGAGGTGGAGGTCACCTTCGGCGTCGTCCTGGACGCCAAGCTCGGCGCGGTCCTGACGAGCGCGAGCGTCGGCGCCCACCTCGACGTCACCCTGCGCTGGAGCGGCACGGAACCGACGCCGCCGAGCTGA
- a CDS encoding cytochrome d ubiquinol oxidase subunit II: MTAGLVAWAMVAAIAAYACAGGTDYGAGFWDLMAGGAERGRAPRRLIDRAMAPVWEANNVWLIFVLVVMWTGFPTLFQAVFSAMWLPLALAAVGLVLRGAGFALRKPAHRLARRRVYGAMFAVSSLVTPFFLGAVLGGVASGRVRVGTPASADAWANPTSVLTGLLAIAATAFLGAVFLCSDARRFGAPDLVDYFRLRAVLAFAAVVVLALVALPVTRDDARHVRDGLTGGPGLLLIVAAAVCGAVTVVLVWRRSFGWSRYTSVAGVALTVGAWGLAQRPYALPTTLTVAEAAGAATTMRWLMIVTAVAVVLVGPALVLLYRLDTTGELAELTDADTGAAPAPGDDV, from the coding sequence GTGACGGCCGGTCTCGTCGCCTGGGCCATGGTCGCCGCGATCGCCGCGTACGCCTGCGCCGGCGGCACCGACTACGGCGCGGGGTTCTGGGACCTCATGGCCGGCGGCGCCGAGCGCGGCAGAGCGCCCCGGCGGCTGATCGACCGGGCCATGGCGCCCGTCTGGGAGGCCAACAACGTCTGGTTGATCTTCGTCCTGGTCGTCATGTGGACGGGCTTCCCGACGCTGTTCCAGGCCGTGTTCTCCGCGATGTGGCTGCCGCTCGCGCTGGCCGCCGTCGGCCTGGTGCTGCGCGGCGCCGGGTTCGCCCTGCGCAAGCCCGCCCACCGGCTGGCCCGGCGACGGGTCTACGGGGCGATGTTCGCCGTCTCCTCCCTGGTGACGCCGTTCTTCCTCGGGGCGGTGCTCGGCGGCGTCGCCTCCGGCCGGGTCCGCGTCGGCACGCCCGCCTCCGCGGACGCCTGGGCCAACCCGACGTCCGTCCTCACGGGGCTGCTGGCGATCGCCGCCACCGCCTTCCTCGGCGCGGTCTTCCTCTGCTCCGATGCCCGGCGGTTCGGCGCGCCCGACCTCGTCGACTACTTCCGGCTGCGGGCCGTCCTCGCCTTCGCCGCCGTCGTCGTCCTCGCGCTCGTCGCCCTGCCCGTGACCCGCGACGACGCCCGCCACGTCCGGGACGGACTGACCGGGGGACCGGGCCTGCTGCTGATCGTCGCCGCGGCGGTCTGCGGTGCGGTCACGGTCGTGCTGGTGTGGCGCCGCTCGTTCGGCTGGTCCCGGTACACGTCGGTGGCGGGCGTCGCCCTGACCGTCGGCGCCTGGGGCCTCGCGCAGCGGCCCTACGCACTGCCGACCACGCTGACGGTGGCCGAGGCGGCCGGGGCCGCCACCACCATGCGCTGGCTGATGATCGTCACGGCCGTCGCGGTCGTGCTGGTGGGACCGGCGCTGGTGCTGCTCTACCGGCTCGACACGACGGGCGAGCTGGCGGAACTCACCGACGCCGACACCGGGGCCGCCCCGGCGCCGGGCGACGACGTCTAG
- a CDS encoding COG4315 family predicted lipoprotein: MHRAATLAVAATAVAAFAAGCGSSGGSGSSSSPTSPPPAGSSAPAAGGSGTLQTRDTSLGKILVDGSGRTLYLFEADTGSTSHCYGGCAQAWPPDTTTGRPDAHGLDASLVATTPRDDHTTQVTYAGHPLYRFAEDTRPGDTAGQGSTAFGGAWYVLGADGSPITGTGPSTGGPGGGNGY; this comes from the coding sequence ATGCACCGCGCCGCCACCCTCGCCGTGGCCGCGACCGCCGTCGCGGCCTTCGCCGCCGGATGCGGAAGCTCCGGCGGCTCCGGCTCCTCGTCCTCCCCCACCAGCCCACCGCCGGCCGGCAGCTCGGCGCCCGCCGCCGGCGGATCCGGCACGCTCCAGACGCGCGACACCTCGCTCGGCAAGATCCTCGTCGACGGATCGGGCCGGACCCTGTACCTGTTCGAGGCCGACACGGGATCCACCTCGCACTGCTACGGCGGCTGCGCGCAGGCCTGGCCGCCCGACACCACCACGGGCCGGCCCGACGCCCACGGCCTGGACGCCTCCCTGGTCGCCACGACTCCCCGCGACGACCACACCACCCAGGTCACCTACGCCGGGCACCCCCTCTACCGCTTCGCCGAGGACACCCGGCCAGGCGACACGGCGGGCCAGGGCAGCACGGCCTTCGGCGGCGCCTGGTACGTCCTGGGGGCCGACGGCTCCCCGATCACCGGCACCGGCCCCTCCACCGGCGGGCCGGGCGGCGGCAACGGGTACTGA
- a CDS encoding ABC transporter substrate-binding protein, which translates to MRRLTAPLVRCALALGLLAAAVACGGPGRSKVTIMVPWSGKEFQAFYAVVEAFERSHPGIEVEPEVTRALNEQLDAAVAADAEPDLAVLPSVGAIAKYQKEGALRKLDVDTGDYVQPFRGLGTTGGNGVTGEGGDVYAVPLKADVKSLVWYDVDATPDPPGSWADLPARHDTWCLGLESGPTSGWPGADWIADLLLARNGPDAYTAWASGDAPWDRGPVHRAWTAWGDLMGDALEGAAKTGFRDAAGKMPACSMGHGTLAAMDFDADRVKRGGYRYVPPPGRTLQVSADFVGKFTGNDGADEFIAYLASTEAQRLWVNQPGFALSADRRVTVADYTDRVQGGIAAMLHTPANTLCFSAADAMDPDVSAAFYRAVLDYANGTAEGPLLKALDKVQTALGPARPKSAPPLCGTP; encoded by the coding sequence ATGAGACGACTGACGGCCCCCCTCGTGCGCTGCGCCCTGGCCCTCGGCCTGCTCGCGGCGGCGGTCGCGTGCGGCGGTCCTGGCAGGAGCAAGGTGACGATCATGGTCCCCTGGTCCGGCAAGGAGTTCCAGGCGTTCTACGCGGTCGTCGAGGCCTTCGAGAGGAGCCATCCCGGCATCGAGGTCGAACCCGAGGTCACCCGCGCCCTGAACGAGCAGCTCGACGCGGCCGTGGCCGCCGACGCGGAACCCGACCTGGCGGTGCTGCCCAGTGTGGGGGCGATCGCCAAGTACCAGAAGGAGGGGGCGCTGCGAAAGCTCGACGTCGACACGGGCGACTACGTGCAGCCGTTCCGAGGGCTCGGCACGACCGGCGGGAACGGCGTGACCGGCGAGGGCGGCGACGTGTACGCCGTCCCCCTGAAGGCCGACGTCAAGAGCCTCGTCTGGTACGACGTCGACGCCACGCCCGACCCGCCGGGGAGCTGGGCGGATCTGCCCGCCCGCCACGACACGTGGTGCCTGGGACTGGAGTCCGGTCCGACCTCCGGCTGGCCGGGCGCCGACTGGATAGCGGACCTCCTGCTCGCCCGCAACGGCCCCGACGCCTACACGGCCTGGGCGTCGGGGGACGCACCCTGGGACCGGGGCCCCGTGCACCGCGCGTGGACCGCGTGGGGGGACCTCATGGGCGACGCCCTCGAAGGCGCCGCCAAGACCGGCTTCAGGGACGCCGCCGGGAAGATGCCGGCGTGCTCCATGGGCCACGGCACCCTCGCCGCGATGGACTTCGACGCGGACCGGGTGAAGAGGGGCGGATACCGGTACGTGCCTCCGCCCGGCAGGACACTGCAGGTCTCGGCGGACTTCGTCGGGAAGTTCACCGGCAACGACGGCGCCGACGAGTTCATCGCCTACCTGGCGAGCACCGAGGCCCAGCGGCTGTGGGTGAACCAGCCCGGCTTCGCGCTCTCCGCCGACAGGCGGGTCACGGTGGCGGACTACACCGACCGCGTCCAGGGCGGGATCGCCGCGATGCTCCACACCCCCGCGAACACCCTCTGCTTCAGCGCCGCCGACGCGATGGACCCCGACGTCTCGGCCGCCTTCTACCGAGCGGTCCTGGACTACGCGAACGGCACGGCGGAAGGTCCGCTCCTGAAGGCGCTCGACAAGGTCCAGACCGCGCTCGGCCCCGCCCGCCCGAAGTCCGCGCCGCCCCTGTGCGGCACCCCCTGA
- a CDS encoding cytochrome ubiquinol oxidase subunit I encodes MLSTVALLADGTPDRLLPARELMAFTLASHILLVPFGVALPFITLLMHHRALRRDDPVALTLARRWSAVMAVQFAIGVVTGTVLSFEFGLLWPGMMGRWGDVFGLGFGIEAWAFFLEAVLIAIYLYGWRRLRPWTHFWLAVPLPLAALLGAFGIIAANSWMNTPQGFRLDEQGAPVDVDVRQAIFTPMFGPEYWHFVVAMLLTAGYVVAGVYATGWLRGRRDRYHRLGFTVPFTVAAVLTPVQFVLGDSAARAVFHKQPVKFAATEIVWKTGTHVPEYMFGRLKSDGTVSGGIRIPQLDSILAGFSPGTKVTGLTSVPAADRPTPVQATIAHWAFDVMVTVGSLLILLALWYAWSWWRRRDVPAGRWFHRCAALAGAACLVTVECGWITTEVGRQPWIVYRQMRVSEAVTGTHAGSLWAMLGIVVVVYAAVFGSFLAVILKMRTRWRIADLGSPGGAGLPPEADTPYGPRSEPGPPAAGAASGGGSGDGSGRASGGAS; translated from the coding sequence ATGCTCAGCACCGTCGCTCTGCTGGCGGACGGCACCCCGGACCGGCTCCTGCCGGCGCGGGAGCTGATGGCCTTCACCCTGGCCTCGCACATCCTGCTCGTCCCGTTCGGCGTCGCCCTGCCGTTCATCACGCTGCTCATGCACCACCGGGCGCTGCGCCGCGACGACCCCGTCGCCCTCACCCTCGCCCGGCGCTGGTCGGCGGTGATGGCCGTGCAGTTCGCCATCGGCGTCGTCACCGGCACCGTGCTGTCCTTCGAGTTCGGTCTGCTGTGGCCCGGCATGATGGGCCGCTGGGGGGACGTCTTCGGCCTCGGGTTCGGCATCGAGGCGTGGGCGTTCTTCCTGGAGGCCGTCCTGATCGCGATCTACCTCTACGGCTGGCGCCGCCTCAGGCCCTGGACCCACTTCTGGCTCGCCGTGCCGCTGCCCCTGGCCGCCCTGCTGGGGGCGTTCGGCATCATCGCGGCCAACTCGTGGATGAACACCCCGCAGGGCTTCCGGCTGGACGAACAGGGCGCGCCCGTCGACGTCGACGTGCGGCAGGCGATCTTCACGCCGATGTTCGGCCCCGAGTACTGGCACTTCGTCGTCGCGATGCTCCTCACCGCCGGATACGTCGTCGCGGGCGTGTACGCGACGGGCTGGCTGCGCGGGCGCCGCGACCGCTACCACCGGCTCGGCTTCACCGTGCCGTTCACGGTCGCCGCGGTCCTGACGCCGGTCCAGTTCGTGCTCGGCGACTCCGCCGCCCGCGCGGTCTTCCACAAGCAGCCGGTCAAGTTCGCCGCGACCGAGATCGTCTGGAAGACGGGCACCCATGTGCCCGAGTACATGTTCGGGCGGCTGAAAAGCGACGGCACGGTCTCCGGCGGCATCCGGATCCCGCAACTGGACTCGATCCTCGCCGGGTTCTCGCCGGGCACGAAGGTGACGGGGCTGACCTCGGTGCCCGCCGCCGACCGCCCCACCCCCGTGCAGGCCACCATCGCCCACTGGGCGTTCGACGTCATGGTGACCGTCGGCAGCCTGCTGATCCTCCTCGCGCTCTGGTACGCCTGGTCGTGGTGGCGGCGCCGGGACGTTCCCGCCGGTCGCTGGTTCCACCGCTGCGCCGCGCTCGCCGGGGCCGCCTGTCTGGTCACCGTCGAGTGCGGGTGGATCACCACGGAGGTCGGCCGCCAGCCCTGGATCGTCTACCGGCAGATGCGGGTCTCGGAGGCGGTGACCGGGACCCACGCCGGATCGCTGTGGGCGATGCTCGGCATCGTCGTGGTCGTGTACGCGGCCGTCTTCGGCTCCTTCCTCGCCGTCATCCTGAAGATGCGCACCCGCTGGCGCATCGCCGACCTGGGCTCGCCGGGCGGCGCCGGCCTGCCGCCGGAGGCCGACACGCCCTACGGGCCGAGAAGCGAACCCGGTCCCCCCGCCGCCGGGGCCGCGTCCGGCGGCGGGTCCGGGGACGGGTCCGGCCGGGCCTCCGGGGGCGCGTCGTGA
- a CDS encoding VWA domain-containing protein, producing the protein MGDRPPLGLGFALEVDAPTDLPYDERRADALITVTADSAAGPSVRAPSAEILIMDRSLSMTGHKLDEAKRAMWAAIDTLRDGTLLAVVAGNHEAEVVFPAAGGLARVDARSREDAKLRVAGQLPEGGTAIGRWLERARGLFATVESPATVRHAVLYTDGKDEHETPEQLGEVLASCTDHFVCDARGLGDDWRYTELLRVTQALHGSAEAVVTISDLTGDFTRLMREAQRVVVPRVYLGLRLNSRFQLAFVRQTRPVEAELTARQQRGEETHVPLGAWAPQTRQYQISLRVDPHSLTVDETLRAARITLHAEYPDGTRRPCAESAALVVRRRSTPGFGIARSPDLTRVENERELGMAMRACADAHLRGDLERADRELRLALDLARSLGDTARLRSLRAVAADGPDGRPRMRRDVARGRILGLGLDSTKTVRRPAERHDRPPQDAPSPRACPRCLSTSTSPRARFCEECGHRLGDPDAAGEPRDAL; encoded by the coding sequence GTGGGGGACAGGCCGCCGTTGGGGCTCGGTTTCGCCCTGGAAGTGGACGCGCCCACGGATCTGCCCTACGACGAGCGGCGCGCGGACGCCCTGATCACCGTGACCGCGGACTCCGCCGCCGGACCGTCCGTGCGGGCGCCGAGCGCCGAGATCCTCATCATGGACCGCTCGCTGTCGATGACGGGCCACAAGCTGGACGAGGCGAAGCGCGCGATGTGGGCGGCCATCGACACGCTGCGGGACGGAACGCTGCTGGCCGTGGTCGCGGGCAACCACGAGGCCGAGGTGGTCTTCCCGGCGGCGGGCGGTCTGGCCCGGGTCGATGCCCGCAGCCGGGAGGACGCCAAGCTCCGGGTGGCCGGCCAGCTCCCGGAGGGCGGCACGGCGATCGGCCGGTGGCTGGAGCGGGCCCGCGGCCTGTTCGCCACGGTGGAGTCCCCGGCCACGGTGCGCCACGCGGTGCTGTACACCGACGGCAAGGACGAGCACGAGACGCCCGAGCAGCTCGGCGAGGTCCTCGCGTCCTGCACCGACCACTTCGTGTGCGACGCCCGCGGCCTGGGCGACGACTGGCGCTACACCGAACTCCTGCGTGTCACGCAGGCCCTGCACGGCTCCGCGGAGGCCGTCGTCACCATCTCCGACCTGACCGGGGACTTCACCCGGCTGATGCGCGAGGCGCAGCGCGTCGTCGTGCCCCGGGTGTATCTGGGTTTGCGCCTCAACAGCCGTTTCCAGCTCGCCTTCGTGCGGCAGACCCGTCCCGTCGAAGCGGAGTTGACGGCGCGTCAGCAGCGGGGGGAGGAGACGCACGTGCCGCTCGGCGCGTGGGCCCCGCAGACCCGTCAGTACCAGATATCGCTGCGCGTCGACCCCCACAGCCTGACCGTGGACGAGACCCTGCGCGCCGCCCGCATCACCCTGCACGCCGAGTACCCCGACGGGACGCGCCGCCCGTGCGCCGAGAGCGCCGCCCTGGTGGTGCGCCGCCGCTCGACGCCCGGCTTCGGCATCGCCCGCTCCCCCGACCTGACCCGCGTCGAGAACGAACGCGAACTCGGCATGGCCATGCGCGCCTGCGCGGACGCCCATCTGCGCGGGGACCTCGAACGCGCCGACCGTGAACTGCGTCTCGCGCTCGATCTCGCGCGGTCCCTCGGGGACACCGCGCGTCTGCGGTCGCTGCGCGCGGTCGCCGCCGACGGCCCCGACGGGCGGCCGCGGATGCGGCGGGACGTCGCCCGCGGCCGGATCCTCGGGCTCGGCCTGGACTCGACGAAGACCGTGAGACGGCCGGCCGAGCGGCACGACCGGCCGCCCCAGGACGCGCCGTCGCCCCGCGCGTGCCCCCGGTGCCTCTCGACGTCCACGTCGCCGAGGGCCAGGTTCTGCGAGGAGTGCGGGCACCGGCTCGGCGACCCGGACGCGGCCGGCGAGCCGAGGGACGCCCTGTGA